A stretch of the Streptomyces sp. WMMB303 genome encodes the following:
- a CDS encoding thiopeptide-type bacteriocin biosynthesis protein translates to MPEGWYLLRPARARPAAGGRLRELRSRGRAALSAGLTAGLAAARDAEAGAPWVQVNLTVARDARARAEFCAELGVVAREFLGAERARNFFFTHRDPAVRVRFQAFGPQDAAELRAALLHRFARCRGARTRPVPVVYEHEHYLFGGPSSMSYAHDLFSVDSFAWLDHHARHPGGEDRSAAWRHSLLILRELFAGLGIVGREHRGVWHALSRQAGAGPRGFAVAGARAAREQAATRIAAYWHISREEALDAFPAEHRAALARHAEAVRKVAARWREGYFEAGRATVGPRTAAACFTASHWNRGRLSPARRRLLTHVLAAEDRGPHQAPPPRR, encoded by the coding sequence GTGCCCGAGGGTTGGTATCTGCTGCGTCCCGCGCGTGCCCGGCCCGCAGCCGGGGGGCGGCTTCGGGAGCTGCGGTCGCGGGGCCGGGCGGCGCTGTCGGCGGGGCTCACCGCCGGGCTCGCCGCGGCCCGGGACGCCGAGGCCGGAGCGCCCTGGGTGCAGGTCAATCTGACCGTGGCGCGGGACGCGCGGGCCCGGGCCGAGTTCTGCGCCGAACTCGGCGTCGTCGCGAGGGAGTTCCTGGGTGCCGAGCGGGCGCGGAACTTCTTCTTCACACATCGGGACCCCGCGGTCCGGGTGCGCTTCCAGGCGTTCGGGCCGCAGGACGCCGCCGAGCTGCGCGCCGCGCTGCTGCACCGGTTCGCACGCTGCCGGGGAGCGCGTACCCGGCCGGTGCCGGTGGTCTACGAGCACGAGCACTACCTGTTCGGCGGCCCGTCCTCGATGTCGTACGCGCACGATCTCTTCAGCGTCGACTCCTTCGCCTGGCTGGACCACCACGCCCGGCATCCCGGCGGGGAGGACCGGTCCGCGGCCTGGCGGCACTCGCTGCTGATCCTGCGCGAGCTCTTCGCCGGGCTGGGCATCGTCGGCCGGGAGCACCGCGGGGTGTGGCACGCGCTGAGCCGCCAGGCCGGGGCCGGCCCACGCGGTTTCGCGGTGGCCGGCGCTCGGGCGGCACGGGAGCAGGCCGCCACCCGGATCGCCGCGTACTGGCACATCTCCCGCGAAGAGGCGCTGGACGCCTTCCCCGCGGAGCACCGTGCCGCGCTGGCCCGGCACGCCGAGGCGGTGCGCAAGGTGGCGGCCCGCTGGCGGGAAGGGTACTTCGAGGCGGGCCGGGCCACCGTCGGCCCCCGGACGGCCGCGGCCTGCTTCACCGCCTCGCACTGGAACCGGGGCCGGCTCTCCCCGGCCCGCCGGCGGCTGCTCACCCACGTGCTGGCGGCCGAGGACCGCGGCCCGCATCAGGCTCCGCCGCCCCGTCGCTGA
- a CDS encoding fatty acyl-AMP ligase: protein MIAVPRNFTQLALRRIHERPDATAYQFVRAGHDDRLEADSLSYGEVGARSLRLAAWLQARGCHGQRVLILHTDGAQFVTSFLGCLFAGAVAVPAPPPGGARQNVERVANIIKDAAVSYLMTDSANASAVSQLLASIGHPEVVCLATDRAVGAAGTPEAGGGEPQWHEPGLFPDDVAYLQYTSGSVSDPKGVMVTHRNLLANQEAIQQGMRTTEDSVVGGWLPFHHDMGLAGHLLHPLWLGSRGVLLPPISFVKRPVNWLRMIDTYGITTGGGPNLGYDLCLRRVTDEQLTGLDLSRWTTAVNGAEPVRAETMDAFAERFAPTGFRREAFYPCYGLAEATLLVSGGSPGAPALERTVDSADLEHHTVRAARPGRPSRTLVSSGIPRGCEVRIVDPESHAPLPDRRVGEIWVRGESVAHGYWNRPLDNAHAFRATLADGTDGFLRTGDLGVREGGELFVTGRLKDIMIVSGRNLYPQDIERSVQQVSALFGSSAAFSVESERDHVVVVQEVRTSRSYDTRLASLAADVQQRVASEFEVAAENVLLVRPGTVRRTTSGKLQRRAMRQMFLEGQIHPLHEVVAPEVRKLVEAAADARADSRHGARERG from the coding sequence ATGATTGCTGTGCCCAGGAACTTCACGCAACTCGCACTGCGCAGGATCCACGAGCGGCCCGACGCGACCGCCTACCAGTTCGTCCGGGCCGGGCACGACGACCGGCTCGAGGCCGACTCCCTCAGCTACGGGGAGGTGGGTGCGCGCTCCCTCCGCCTGGCCGCCTGGCTCCAGGCGCGCGGCTGCCACGGCCAGCGGGTGCTGATCCTGCACACCGACGGAGCCCAGTTCGTCACCAGTTTCCTCGGCTGCCTGTTCGCCGGAGCGGTGGCCGTCCCGGCACCGCCGCCCGGTGGTGCCCGGCAGAACGTGGAGCGGGTCGCCAACATCATCAAGGACGCCGCCGTCAGCTATCTGATGACGGACTCGGCCAACGCCTCCGCGGTCTCCCAGTTACTGGCATCCATCGGCCACCCCGAGGTCGTCTGCCTCGCCACCGACCGGGCGGTGGGTGCGGCGGGCACCCCGGAGGCCGGCGGCGGGGAGCCGCAGTGGCACGAGCCCGGGCTGTTCCCCGACGATGTCGCCTACCTGCAGTACACCTCCGGGTCGGTCAGCGACCCCAAGGGCGTCATGGTGACCCACCGCAACCTGCTCGCCAACCAGGAGGCCATCCAGCAGGGGATGCGGACCACGGAGGACTCGGTGGTCGGCGGCTGGCTGCCGTTCCACCACGACATGGGCCTGGCGGGCCACCTGCTGCACCCGCTTTGGCTGGGCAGCAGAGGCGTACTGCTGCCACCGATCAGCTTCGTCAAACGCCCGGTCAACTGGCTGCGGATGATCGACACCTACGGCATCACCACCGGCGGCGGTCCGAACCTGGGCTACGACCTGTGCCTGCGCCGCGTCACCGACGAGCAGTTGACCGGGCTGGACCTCTCCCGCTGGACGACGGCCGTCAACGGTGCCGAGCCCGTACGCGCGGAGACCATGGACGCGTTCGCCGAGCGGTTCGCGCCCACCGGCTTCCGCCGCGAGGCGTTCTACCCCTGTTACGGGCTGGCCGAGGCCACGCTGCTGGTCTCCGGCGGGTCGCCCGGAGCGCCGGCACTGGAGCGCACCGTGGACAGCGCCGACCTGGAGCATCACACCGTGCGCGCGGCCCGACCGGGCAGGCCGAGCCGCACCCTGGTCAGCTCCGGCATCCCGCGCGGCTGCGAGGTGCGGATCGTGGACCCGGAGAGCCACGCGCCGCTGCCGGACCGCCGCGTCGGGGAGATCTGGGTGCGCGGGGAGAGCGTGGCGCACGGCTACTGGAACCGGCCGCTGGACAACGCGCACGCCTTCCGCGCCACCCTGGCCGACGGCACCGACGGTTTCCTGCGCACCGGGGACCTGGGCGTGCGGGAGGGCGGGGAACTGTTCGTCACCGGGCGGCTCAAGGACATCATGATCGTCTCCGGGCGCAATCTGTACCCGCAGGACATCGAGCGCAGCGTGCAGCAGGTCAGCGCCCTCTTCGGGTCCAGCGCCGCGTTCTCGGTGGAGTCGGAGCGCGACCACGTGGTCGTCGTCCAGGAGGTGCGCACCAGCCGCAGCTACGACACCCGGCTGGCGTCGCTGGCGGCGGACGTGCAGCAGCGTGTGGCCAGCGAGTTCGAGGTCGCCGCCGAGAACGTGCTGCTGGTGCGCCCCGGCACGGTGCGCCGGACCACCAGCGGCAAACTGCAACGCCGCGCCATGCGGCAGATGTTCCTGGAGGGCCAGATCCACCCGCTGCACGAGGTGGTCGCGCCCGAGGTGCGCAAGCTCGTGGAGGCCGCCGCCGACGCGCGGGCCGACAGCCGGCACGGCGCGCGGGAGCGAGGATGA
- a CDS encoding tetratricopeptide repeat protein yields MSGLGSGEAGEAAATWYESAVDSLLFFRGDVAESVAELRRVAPGAPLGQAFAAYLGLLGTEQRQAAAARQEFTRFRAAADDGARTAREQAHLTAAAAWLEGNVARAGAVLRDIAVAWPQDTLALAVGHQIDFFTGNAAALRDRIAGALTAWDEEDPHYGPLLGMLGFGLEESGHYARAEETARAAVERRPNDVWGIHAVVHTLEMQGRFAEGIRFLDARRPEWGAGNMMAVHNWWHYALYALEAGDTRRVLEIYDAALDPAVTSGLALELLDASALLWRFHLGSDDDRSAVGDRWAPLADAWAARGDGPHYAFNDTHAVMAYLGAGRVREAEALLADREEWAAHPHPGVTDHAMTAEIGLPVCRALLAFTQERYEDAVDLLYPLRGRFATFGGSHAQRDAVQRTLLEAALRAGRLDLARTLLSERLALRPTSPYNWLGQARLADAVGRAALAATARERAAELAAPGRSSAPDGCPAAGEGALPGAETR; encoded by the coding sequence ATGAGCGGGCTCGGCAGCGGCGAGGCGGGCGAAGCTGCGGCCACCTGGTACGAGAGCGCCGTCGACTCGCTGCTCTTCTTCCGCGGCGATGTCGCGGAGTCCGTCGCGGAGCTGCGCCGAGTGGCGCCCGGCGCGCCGCTGGGCCAGGCGTTCGCCGCGTATCTCGGGCTGCTCGGCACCGAGCAGCGCCAGGCGGCCGCGGCTCGCCAGGAGTTCACCCGCTTCCGGGCCGCGGCGGACGACGGGGCTCGCACCGCACGCGAACAGGCGCATCTGACCGCCGCTGCCGCCTGGCTGGAGGGGAACGTCGCACGGGCCGGCGCGGTGCTGCGCGACATCGCCGTCGCCTGGCCCCAGGACACCCTGGCGCTGGCCGTCGGACACCAGATCGACTTCTTCACCGGCAACGCAGCCGCGCTGCGCGACCGGATCGCCGGGGCGCTGACGGCCTGGGACGAGGAGGATCCGCACTACGGCCCGCTGCTGGGCATGCTCGGCTTCGGGCTGGAGGAGTCCGGCCACTACGCCCGGGCCGAGGAGACCGCCCGGGCGGCCGTGGAGCGCCGGCCGAACGACGTCTGGGGCATCCACGCCGTCGTGCACACCCTGGAGATGCAGGGCAGGTTCGCAGAAGGCATCCGGTTCCTCGACGCCCGCAGGCCGGAGTGGGGTGCCGGCAACATGATGGCGGTGCACAACTGGTGGCACTACGCCCTCTACGCGCTGGAGGCGGGCGACACGCGCCGGGTGCTGGAGATCTACGACGCCGCCCTCGACCCCGCGGTCACCAGCGGCCTCGCCCTCGAACTGCTGGACGCCTCCGCCCTGCTGTGGCGCTTCCACCTGGGAAGCGACGACGACCGCTCGGCGGTCGGGGACCGGTGGGCCCCGCTGGCGGATGCCTGGGCCGCCCGCGGCGACGGACCGCACTACGCCTTCAACGACACCCATGCCGTCATGGCCTACCTCGGCGCGGGACGGGTGCGTGAGGCCGAAGCACTGCTGGCCGACCGCGAGGAGTGGGCGGCACATCCGCATCCGGGCGTCACCGACCACGCCATGACGGCCGAGATCGGGCTGCCGGTCTGCCGCGCGCTCCTCGCCTTCACCCAGGAGCGGTACGAGGACGCCGTCGACCTGCTCTACCCGCTGCGCGGCCGGTTCGCGACGTTCGGCGGCAGCCATGCCCAGCGGGACGCGGTACAGCGCACCCTCCTGGAGGCGGCGCTGCGCGCCGGGCGGCTGGACCTGGCCCGCACCCTGCTGAGCGAACGGCTCGCCCTGCGCCCCACCAGCCCCTACAACTGGCTCGGCCAGGCCCGACTCGCCGACGCGGTCGGCCGGGCGGCTCTGGCGGCCACCGCACGCGAACGGGCCGCCGAGCTGGCCGCGCCCGGCAGGAGCAGCGCACCGGACGGCTGCCCCGCGGCCGGCGAGGGCGCCCTCCCCGGCGCGGAGACCCGCTGA